A genomic region of Glycine max cultivar Williams 82 chromosome 15, Glycine_max_v4.0, whole genome shotgun sequence contains the following coding sequences:
- the LOC100793450 gene encoding proline iminopeptidase has translation MKLGFVPNTLPSSFSLTSLIFKLPISFPFSHPKTTSSGRKSLVFRVQNIDHRIEPIPSHLMASENEFSELNRNLYPQIEPYSTGFLKVSDLHTIYWEQSGNPSGHPVVFIHGGPGGGTSPSNRKFFDPDFYRIVLFDQRSAGKSTPHACLEQNTTWDLIDDIEKLREHLEIPEWQVFGGSWGSTLALAYSQSHPDKVTGMILRGIFLLRKKEIDWFYEGGAAAIFPDAWEPFRDLIPESERGCFVDAYNKRLNSDDIKTQYAAARAWTKWEMMTAHLLPNEENIKKGDDDYFSLAFARIENHYFVNKGFFPSDSFLLDRIDKIRHINTTIVQGRYDVCCPMMSAWDLHKAWPEADFRVVPDAGHSANEPGITAELVAANEKLKNIIKNKGD, from the exons ATGAAGTTGGGTTTTGTTCCAAACACCCTCCCTTCCTCCTTCTCCTTAACTTCCctaattttcaaacttcccATCTCATTTCCCTTCTCTCACCCCAAAACTACTTCTTCAG GAAGAAAGAGCTTAGTTTTTCGTGTGCAAAACATTGACCATAGAATTGAACCAATTCCTAGTCATTTGATGGCTTCAGAAAATGAATTCTCAGAACTCAACAGAAATCTTTACCCGCAAATAGAACCCTACAGTACAGGATTTTTGAAGGTTTCAGATCTTCACACAATTTACTGGGAGCAATCAGGAAACCCCAGTGGCCAT CCTGTTGTGTTCATTCATGGTGGTCCTGGAGGGGGAACTTCTCCAAGCAATCGGAAATTTTTTGATCCTGACTTTTACCGAATTGTTCTATTTGATCAG CGAAGTGCAGGGAAAAGCACACCACATGCTTGCTTAGAGCAAAACACCACATGGGACCTCATTGATGACATTGAAAAGCTAAGAGAACACTTGGAGATTCCAGAATGGCAG GTATTTGGTGGATCATGGGGAAGCACACTTGCCCTTGCATACAGCCAATCTCACCCGGACAAG GTTACTGGCATGATCCTCAGGGGGATTTTCCTTTTAAGGAAGAAAGAAATTGATTGGTTTTACGAGGGAGGCGCTGCTGCTATATTCCCTGATG CTTGGGAGCCATTTAGAGATCTTATTCCAGAGAGTGAGAGAGGATGCTTTGTTGATGCCTATAACAAGAGATTAAACTCTGATGATATCAAAACTCAG TATGCAGCTGCTAGAGCGTGGACCAAATGGGAAATGATGACtgctcatcttcttccaaatgaagagaatataaaaaaaggggATGACGATTACTTTTCGCTG gcATTTGCAAGGATTGAAAACCACTATTTTGTAAACAAGGGATTCTTCCCCTCTGATTCATTCCTGTTGGACAGAATTGATAAAATAAGGCATATAAACACCACAATCGTTCAG GGAAGATATGATGTTTGCTGTCCTATGATGTCAGCCTGGGATCTTCATAAAGCTTGGCCAGAGGCAGATTTTAGG GTGGTTCCTGATGCAGGGCATTCAGCCAATGAACCAGGCATAACTGCTGAACTAGTGGCTGCAAATGAgaaattgaaaaacataatCAAGAACAAAGGGGACTGA